In a genomic window of Helianthus annuus cultivar XRQ/B chromosome 10, HanXRQr2.0-SUNRISE, whole genome shotgun sequence:
- the LOC110885237 gene encoding thermospermine synthase ACAULIS5: MGKISCANGNGNGNDNGNGNGNGNGNGNAYSQRKSCWYEEEIEENLRWCFALNSILHTGASQFQDIQLLDTKPFGKALVIDGKLQSAEIDEFIYHESLVHPPLLHHPNPKTVFIMGGGEGSTARELLRHKTVEKVIMCDIDEEVVEFCKSYLAVNSEAFCDPRLEVIINDARAELVKREDKYDVIVGDLADPIEGGPCYQLYTKNFYEQTVKPKLMNGGIFVTQAGPAGVFSHTEVFSCIFNTLKQVFKYVVPYSAHIPSYADMWGWVMASDYPITLSPDELDLRMKQRMNGENRYLDGKTFVATSTLSKAVRKSLDDETHVYTEGSARYIYGHGNGSAQKHNHK, encoded by the exons ATGGGAAAAATTTCTTGTGCtaatgggaatgggaatgggaatGATAACGGgaatgggaatgggaatgggaatgggaatgggaatGCATATTCTCAGAGGAAAAGCTGTTGGTATGAGGAAGAGATTGAAGAGAACTTAAGATGGTGTTTTGCTCTCAatag TATACTTCACACAGGAGCCAGTCAGTTCCAAGACATTCAACTTTTGGACACCAAACCCTTTGGGAAG GCCTTAGTGATAGATGGAAAGTTGCAAAGTGCAGAGATAGATGAATTCATCTACCATGAATCTCTTGTTCATCCACCACTTCTACATCACCCAAA TCCCAAGACCGTATTTATTATGGGGGGAGGTGAGGGTTCTACTGCAAGGGAATTACTTAGGCACAAAACTGTGGAAAAAGTTATCATGTGTGACATTGATGAG GAAGTAGTGGAATTTTGCAAGTCATATTTGGCGGTTAATAGTGAAGCTTTCTGTGATCCAAGACTTGAGGTCATAATCAACGATGCAAG GGCGGAGCTAGTGAAGCGAGAAGATAAATACGATGTGATAGTTGGGGACTTGGCAGATCCCATTGAAGGAGGCCCGTGTTACCAGCTCTACACCAAGAACTTCTATGAACAAACTGTTAAACCAAAACTTATGAATGGCGGCATTTTTGTTACACAG GCTGGACCGGCTGGTGTTTTTAGCCATACTGAAGTATTTTCATGTATTTTCAACACTCTCAAGCAGGTTTTCAAAT ATGTTGTGCCATACTCCGCTCACATTCCTTCCTATGCTGACATGTGGGGATGGGTCATG GCATCAGATTACCCAATCACACTGAGCCCAGATGAACTGGATTTGAGAATGAAACAAAGGATGAATGGAGAGAATAGATACCTTGATGGCAAAACATTTGTTGCAACTTCTACGTTGAGCAAAGCAGTTAGAAAATC ATTGGATGACGAAACTCATGTGTACACCGAGGGTTCAGCAAGGTATATCTATGGGCATGGAAATGGTTCAGCTCAGAAGCATAACCATAAATGA